A region of Streptomyces sp. NBC_01267 DNA encodes the following proteins:
- a CDS encoding methyltransferase, translating into MPETLERAVFGMHATHAVHLADRHGVFAFLIEHGASSTGKIAAGTGAAEETLGRLLIALRAFGVLDEDSHGRYLVPTESAPYLDPAHSRYAGAFVGHLVTSTAGRMPQLDAYLSQGKASVDAALPAPFEAMYADAGSVADFLRAMWQLSFDVSGELVELAGLRGVRRLVDVGGANGPFSVSALLRTPALHATVFDLPHVAPHLARTREDYGLGDRLSFAPGDFFRDQLPGGDCLAFGYILSDWDDATCLELLRKAHRACEPGGRVLVMDRLFDDDGHRPLATAVMNLSMHVETRGRHRTAGEFLDLLHASGFVDCEVRRSSREKHLVVGRSAEDGG; encoded by the coding sequence ATGCCCGAGACGCTGGAACGGGCGGTATTCGGCATGCACGCCACCCATGCCGTTCACTTGGCCGACCGGCATGGCGTATTCGCGTTTCTGATCGAGCACGGAGCGAGCAGTACCGGGAAGATCGCCGCCGGCACCGGGGCCGCCGAGGAGACTCTCGGCCGGCTACTCATCGCGCTCCGTGCGTTCGGGGTCCTGGACGAGGACAGCCACGGCCGGTACCTGGTGCCCACGGAATCCGCTCCGTATCTGGACCCGGCCCATTCCCGCTATGCCGGCGCGTTCGTCGGGCATCTCGTCACCAGCACCGCCGGTCGGATGCCGCAGCTGGACGCCTATCTGTCACAAGGCAAGGCGTCGGTGGACGCAGCGCTCCCCGCCCCCTTCGAGGCGATGTACGCGGACGCCGGGTCGGTGGCCGACTTTCTCCGTGCCATGTGGCAGTTGAGCTTCGACGTCTCGGGTGAACTGGTGGAGCTCGCCGGGCTGCGTGGGGTCCGCCGACTGGTGGATGTCGGCGGGGCGAACGGTCCGTTCTCGGTCTCCGCGCTGCTCCGTACGCCGGCGCTCCACGCCACCGTCTTCGACCTGCCGCATGTGGCACCTCACCTCGCGCGGACCCGGGAGGACTACGGCCTCGGCGACCGGCTCTCCTTCGCACCCGGGGACTTCTTCCGCGACCAGCTGCCCGGGGGTGACTGCCTCGCCTTCGGTTACATCCTCTCCGACTGGGACGACGCCACCTGTCTGGAGCTGCTGCGCAAGGCGCATCGGGCCTGCGAACCCGGCGGTCGGGTGCTGGTGATGGATCGGCTCTTCGACGACGACGGTCACCGACCGCTGGCCACGGCGGTGATGAACCTCTCCATGCACGTCGAAACCCGGGGCCGGCACCGAACCGCTGGTGAATTCCTGGATCTGCTGCACGCATCGGGCTTCGTCGACTGCGAGGTGCGCCGCTCCAGCCGCGAGAAGCACCTTGTCGTCGGCCGTTCAGCAGAGGACGGGGGCTGA
- a CDS encoding FAD-dependent monooxygenase, whose translation MTTAYDTDVLVVGGGPVGMALALDLRSRGVAHTVVEASDGSVSHPKVSNIGPRSMEFFRRWGVADKIRAAGWPRDHTLDSVWVTRIGGHEVLRLPIGTSETRRPFAHTPEPDEICPQHWLAPLLADEVGRHPDGPLRLNCRMDTFQQGDDGVVATVTDQRDGTVGTIHAQYLVACDGASSPIRKACGVAAPARHPTQTFRNILFRAPELGEQLGTRKALFYFLLLSTSLRFPMRAMDGRGLFRLSVRVDGSPEAAQPALALIRQALAVDTPVEVLSDHAWHLTHRVAEEFRSGRVFFAGDAAHTLSPSGGFGMNTGIAGAADLGWKLAAELAGWSGPTLLDTYRIERQPVAEQAVEEANRNLVRTMSRTLSEDLHEDTPAGERARAAMAEQLERSGIRREFDAPMIHMGYRYESPVIVPDLGTPPADENEQRPNSKPGSRAPHAWLKPGLSTLDLFGDGFRLLNFAEPPRYHPCPQHEGFERAFADRHMPLGVTVCHDSEVAALYQRPFVLVRPDGHVAWRGSELPTDPGALADTVRGAR comes from the coding sequence ATGACCACTGCGTACGACACCGACGTCCTCGTCGTCGGCGGCGGCCCGGTCGGCATGGCCCTGGCCCTGGACCTCAGATCGCGAGGGGTGGCCCACACCGTCGTCGAAGCGAGCGACGGATCGGTCTCCCACCCCAAGGTCAGCAACATCGGCCCGAGGTCCATGGAGTTCTTCCGCCGGTGGGGCGTCGCGGACAAGATCCGCGCCGCCGGCTGGCCGAGGGACCACACACTCGACAGCGTCTGGGTCACCCGGATCGGGGGACACGAGGTACTGCGGCTGCCCATCGGTACCAGCGAGACCCGGCGGCCCTTCGCGCACACCCCGGAGCCCGACGAGATCTGCCCCCAGCACTGGCTCGCGCCCCTGCTCGCCGACGAGGTGGGCAGACACCCGGACGGACCGCTGCGGCTGAACTGCCGCATGGACACCTTCCAGCAGGGCGACGACGGGGTCGTCGCCACCGTCACCGACCAGAGGGACGGGACGGTCGGCACCATCCATGCCCAGTACCTCGTGGCCTGCGACGGTGCCTCCTCACCGATCCGCAAGGCATGCGGCGTCGCCGCCCCGGCCCGCCATCCCACCCAGACGTTCCGCAACATCCTCTTCCGCGCCCCTGAGCTCGGTGAACAGCTGGGAACACGCAAAGCGCTCTTCTACTTCCTCCTGCTGTCGACGTCGCTGCGCTTTCCCATGCGGGCGATGGACGGCCGCGGGCTGTTCCGGCTGTCGGTCCGCGTCGACGGCAGTCCCGAGGCAGCCCAGCCCGCCCTGGCGCTGATCCGGCAGGCGCTGGCCGTCGACACGCCGGTCGAGGTGCTGTCCGACCACGCATGGCATCTGACACACCGGGTGGCGGAGGAATTCCGCAGCGGCCGGGTCTTCTTCGCCGGAGACGCCGCACACACCCTGTCGCCCTCCGGTGGGTTCGGTATGAACACCGGCATCGCGGGCGCGGCCGACCTGGGCTGGAAACTCGCAGCCGAACTGGCGGGCTGGTCGGGGCCCACGCTCCTGGACACGTACCGAATCGAGCGGCAGCCCGTCGCGGAGCAGGCGGTGGAGGAGGCGAACCGCAATCTCGTCCGTACGATGAGCCGCACCCTGTCCGAGGATCTTCACGAGGACACACCCGCGGGCGAGCGGGCCCGTGCCGCGATGGCCGAACAGCTGGAACGCAGCGGAATCCGCCGCGAGTTCGACGCTCCCATGATCCATATGGGATACCGGTACGAGTCCCCGGTCATCGTCCCCGACCTCGGAACACCACCGGCCGACGAGAACGAGCAGCGTCCCAACAGCAAGCCGGGATCACGCGCCCCGCACGCCTGGCTGAAGCCGGGACTCTCCACACTCGACCTGTTCGGTGACGGCTTCCGGCTGCTGAACTTCGCGGAACCTCCTCGGTACCACCCGTGCCCGCAGCACGAAGGGTTCGAAAGGGCCTTCGCCGACCGGCACATGCCGCTGGGCGTCACCGTGTGCCACGACTCCGAAGTGGCCGCCCTCTACCAGCGCCCGTTCGTCCTGGTGCGGCCCGACGGACACGTGGCCTGGCGGGGCTCGGAGCTCCCCACCGACCCCGGCGCGCTCGCGGACACGGTACGCGGCGCCCGGTGA
- a CDS encoding tryptophan 2,3-dioxygenase family protein yields the protein MHGTPTEPTGPSLPGDAENIARLQSTRGRAALTESERDRLAGSYEAVAVDSHATEAETIRLLTRPFSRSERIPEYYRYTSLHVYDWFLAPYGEDPVAAVTLAMRATLADLAAWEQAREDVRPGALPYLPERLARLHAVIGQVDDVVINPVGPVHGADVAHGAGTDAALRWRLYVLTRCTAFTQSDDDNEHIFLRSVHACELAFYLSRWTACRAIVAMDSGDREEAQFRIGQVAACSELIKGIFHALRTLSPEQFMNFREATGAASAVQSLNFHLMELALFGYDPRKSEVFERIDHLRMLNDPPYRAHWSLRGAVLASDSPELSAAFATVERSLMTWRGRHYGFGRLYLPRQLKGSGGTEGAGYLKRFVDKDSCLPGTPGPLNEAMFRFALR from the coding sequence ATGCACGGCACGCCGACCGAGCCGACCGGACCGAGCCTGCCCGGCGACGCCGAGAACATAGCCAGACTCCAGAGCACCCGCGGCCGGGCCGCGCTGACCGAATCCGAGCGCGATCGACTGGCGGGATCGTACGAGGCCGTGGCGGTGGACAGCCACGCAACGGAAGCGGAAACGATCCGGTTGCTGACCCGGCCGTTCAGCCGGAGTGAGCGGATTCCCGAGTACTACCGCTACACCAGTCTCCATGTCTACGACTGGTTCCTCGCACCGTACGGGGAGGATCCGGTCGCGGCCGTGACTCTTGCCATGCGCGCGACCCTCGCCGATCTGGCCGCCTGGGAACAGGCGCGGGAAGATGTCCGGCCCGGCGCTCTTCCCTACCTGCCGGAGCGACTTGCCCGGCTGCACGCGGTGATCGGGCAGGTGGACGACGTGGTCATCAACCCGGTGGGGCCGGTGCACGGGGCCGATGTCGCCCACGGTGCCGGGACCGACGCGGCTTTGCGGTGGCGGCTGTACGTACTCACCCGGTGCACGGCGTTCACGCAATCCGATGACGACAACGAGCACATCTTTCTGCGCTCCGTTCATGCGTGCGAACTCGCTTTCTATCTTTCCCGGTGGACCGCCTGTCGGGCGATCGTCGCCATGGACTCCGGCGACCGGGAGGAAGCCCAGTTCCGTATCGGTCAGGTGGCTGCGTGCTCCGAGCTGATCAAGGGGATTTTCCATGCCCTCAGGACGCTCTCGCCCGAGCAGTTCATGAACTTCCGAGAGGCCACCGGGGCTGCCAGCGCGGTGCAGTCATTGAATTTCCACCTGATGGAGTTGGCGCTGTTCGGATACGACCCCCGGAAATCCGAGGTGTTCGAACGAATCGATCATCTGCGCATGTTGAACGATCCACCCTATCGGGCCCATTGGTCACTCCGGGGAGCTGTTCTGGCCTCTGATTCCCCGGAGTTGAGCGCCGCATTCGCTACGGTGGAGCGTTCACTGATGACCTGGCGGGGACGGCACTACGGCTTCGGCCGACTGTATCTTCCCCGTCAACTCAAGGGATCCGGTGGGACCGAAGGAGCGGGGTACCTGAAAAGGTTCGTGGACAAAGACAGTTGCCTCCCCGGAACGCCGGGACCGCTCAATGAGGCCATGTTCCGCTTCGCCCTCCGGTAA
- a CDS encoding nuclear transport factor 2 family protein, with protein sequence MELAAEDRDAITDLISMHGHLIDAGELDRLEELFTADVVYDVTDFGQAPLRGVAAIKQAALALGEANPVAHHVTNIVLTPATGDLVHARSKGIGVNADGTCGSATYEDTIVRGPQGWRITHRTVLARRKPLGA encoded by the coding sequence ATGGAGCTGGCCGCAGAGGACCGCGACGCGATCACCGATCTGATCTCCATGCACGGCCATCTGATCGACGCGGGAGAACTGGACCGCCTGGAAGAACTGTTCACCGCCGATGTGGTGTACGACGTCACGGACTTCGGCCAGGCCCCACTGCGGGGAGTAGCAGCCATCAAGCAGGCGGCGCTCGCGCTCGGCGAGGCGAACCCGGTAGCTCACCATGTGACGAACATCGTCCTCACACCGGCGACCGGGGACCTGGTGCACGCCCGGTCGAAGGGGATCGGCGTGAACGCGGACGGAACATGCGGAAGCGCTACGTACGAGGACACGATCGTCCGCGGTCCACAGGGCTGGCGCATCACTCACCGCACGGTCCTCGCCCGGCGCAAGCCTCTGGGGGCATGA
- a CDS encoding GlcG/HbpS family heme-binding protein: protein MTTSPVLSAEVARRVLDAALAQAANLKVAVTVAVVDSGGNLQTLARMDTATFWSTNVATHKAITAAGLGLPTVAFAKFAAQDPILLATMATQPGSALLPGGIPIFVDGAIAGAIGVAGGTKGEDEPIAEAGAAAAAG, encoded by the coding sequence GTGACCACTTCTCCGGTACTGTCCGCCGAGGTCGCCCGTCGAGTCCTGGACGCCGCACTGGCACAGGCAGCGAACCTGAAGGTCGCCGTCACCGTCGCTGTCGTGGACAGCGGCGGCAATCTCCAGACTCTCGCCCGTATGGACACCGCCACGTTCTGGTCCACGAACGTCGCCACCCACAAGGCGATCACGGCAGCCGGGCTCGGCTTGCCCACGGTGGCCTTCGCCAAGTTCGCCGCGCAGGACCCCATCCTGCTCGCCACCATGGCCACACAGCCGGGTTCCGCGCTGCTCCCCGGCGGCATCCCGATCTTCGTCGACGGAGCGATCGCGGGAGCCATCGGTGTGGCCGGCGGGACCAAGGGCGAGGACGAGCCCATCGCTGAGGCGGGTGCGGCTGCCGCGGCGGGCTGA
- a CDS encoding flavin monoamine oxidase family protein, protein MPSQSSGQSRSSRAGTKKRITIIGAGISGLVAAYELERRGHTVEMLEGRLQLGGRVRTHRFLPDRPGPSVELGAMRVPATHHRTMHYVRELGLADRVREFKTLFQDDTGYLETHSGHQRIHDASPALVQELRLRLPEREYSDATVLFAAWLSVRVNAIAPKSFRDSIQNGLDREILGLVEGIDLAPYVYGPGKDRIDLHSLFADHPQIQAGCTGRLYRFVEDIVNETSSSLVRLQGGMDQMVHELRDRIQGPIGCGQEVVGIELRDDDVVLRMRRGFGTVTKTCDYVLCTIPFSVLRTMDLVGFDDDKRAIVHDMSYWSATKVAFHCREPFWEADGITGGGSFTGGLIRQTYYPPTESDPALGAALLASYTIGDDADVLGALGRRARLATVLDELTAVHPQLRQDGMILGVVDQVWGSAPSSMGAAAVRWGKDIATCEAERASAARRQGRLFFAGEHCSTFPAWIEGAIESADNVVREIDLYQPGASERAVAGRHSASGAEA, encoded by the coding sequence ATGCCGTCACAGAGCTCTGGGCAGTCCCGCTCCTCACGGGCCGGGACGAAGAAACGGATCACCATCATCGGTGCCGGCATATCCGGCTTGGTGGCGGCGTACGAACTCGAACGGCGTGGCCACACCGTCGAAATGCTGGAGGGGAGACTGCAACTCGGCGGCAGGGTACGCACTCACCGATTCCTGCCCGACCGCCCGGGGCCCTCGGTGGAACTCGGCGCCATGCGGGTGCCGGCCACCCACCACCGCACCATGCATTATGTGCGCGAACTCGGACTGGCCGACCGGGTAAGGGAGTTCAAGACGCTGTTCCAGGACGACACCGGGTACCTGGAGACACACTCGGGGCACCAGCGGATACATGACGCCTCACCGGCTCTCGTACAGGAGCTGAGACTGCGCCTGCCGGAGCGCGAGTACAGCGATGCGACGGTGCTCTTCGCCGCTTGGCTGTCCGTACGGGTGAACGCCATCGCACCCAAGAGCTTCCGTGACAGTATCCAGAACGGACTGGACCGCGAAATCCTCGGACTGGTCGAAGGAATCGACCTCGCGCCCTATGTGTACGGACCGGGCAAGGACCGGATCGACCTGCATTCCCTGTTCGCGGACCACCCGCAGATCCAGGCGGGGTGCACGGGCAGGCTGTACCGCTTCGTCGAGGACATCGTCAACGAGACCAGTTCCAGCCTCGTGCGGCTGCAGGGCGGAATGGACCAGATGGTTCACGAGCTCCGTGACCGGATCCAAGGGCCGATCGGCTGCGGCCAGGAAGTGGTCGGGATCGAACTACGGGACGACGACGTCGTCCTCCGGATGCGGCGTGGATTCGGCACGGTCACCAAGACGTGCGACTACGTGCTGTGCACCATTCCCTTCTCCGTACTGCGGACCATGGACCTGGTCGGATTCGACGACGACAAACGGGCGATCGTCCACGACATGAGCTACTGGTCCGCCACCAAAGTCGCCTTCCACTGCAGGGAGCCGTTCTGGGAGGCGGACGGCATCACCGGCGGTGGATCCTTCACCGGGGGCCTGATCCGCCAGACCTACTACCCTCCGACCGAGAGCGACCCCGCGCTCGGCGCGGCCCTGCTGGCCAGTTACACCATCGGTGACGACGCCGACGTGCTCGGTGCTCTCGGGCGCCGCGCCCGCCTCGCCACCGTGCTGGACGAACTGACCGCGGTACACCCGCAGTTGCGGCAGGACGGCATGATCCTCGGCGTAGTGGATCAGGTGTGGGGCAGTGCTCCGTCGAGCATGGGGGCGGCTGCCGTCCGCTGGGGGAAGGACATCGCCACGTGTGAGGCGGAACGGGCCTCTGCGGCTCGCCGGCAAGGACGGCTGTTCTTCGCCGGTGAACACTGCTCCACATTTCCCGCCTGGATCGAGGGCGCGATCGAGTCGGCCGACAACGTCGTGCGGGAGATCGATCTCTACCAGCCCGGCGCGAGCGAGAGAGCCGTCGCCGGCCGCCACAGCGCGTCGGGGGCGGAGGCATGA
- a CDS encoding ferritin-like domain-containing protein yields MSLFDLPRLHFAGTATTQLPTGPRGGLVDLATNTALTPNGRPFPADRPAGEYHDILDRTDPGPGPAKGQNFGGSGHFAVDARMVGAELSAGTLITDDPVIGGHVDMWGHYNEYFATTANRARVFDIDPSSHWTTTLMVGQFCFGRQGRSHDVGYLFTGDVEGFQPPRWQVFDPHINADVRPSASRLPSSSVHQFVVTGDGALHWLEQPSRSAVVTRLRDAVETAGADGIVVQFALHGTPAPAVPEQPVTWQLRGTVAPWRADEPRSYPAGRLLTAQDPPRPHPSPVPRQVTVDVGAAHVTFNLVAGPPGTLAVRAGEGETWELRTAHGDHLVAELPTGARTAAEDLTSGVLTVPRQPRADAAEHEALCLVRRNSDGTTTPLLSEREVNIQADDACIIVDHPDGEHDDTYDVRVSVLSLIRGRPGPLNALHVRQYANPRALPRDEAARSPRARCTDIDIVRLRPDLPDSPVKSTDWAAECTISTDVRGRGAFVLRGARPGCARILLTAAGEDPPADPSLPGSAAVAYDNDDRLGYWAGAGHLSVRVLPDDWWLADVPQDQVTFDLVHAEVFAFYEHMFAFMKDKVFSLADQFRVDTYARLIWQMSDPENKPKTYYMPPTRDLSEPKARLLLAYLRVRNTPDQVLTTSPATTRAGGGITTRQELVSTLRHAAMIELAVTLQYLYAAYSLPLHGAGLEYVRQGQWTEEQLRIVSGDGGKTLDDGIRNTLLRVAREEMIHFLVVNNIVMALGEPFHFPAIDFGTLNGELLVPLDFSLEGLDIGSVQRFIAIESPHRISHDVRYGALGGPVRGPRPGPPGYASLSDLYADVREALQRIPGLFMVDRGRGGGEHHVFLRKSVNTAHPDYQLEVDDLSSALFAVDFITEQGEGQILSQEADPPSEECHFDAFLRISDLLMNLRLNRPPGHRPAPDFAYPVLRNPTLTEGTGIRQVIVEPTAREVARLCNGSYFMMAQLMVQHFGEQPDASLRRSELMNYSIDLMNGVLQPLAELLAVLPSGVPGRTAGAPFALERAPEPLTRPDVARRVFARRCTELARTAREHPVVPARVADTLSFLADRFGAY; encoded by the coding sequence ATGAGCCTCTTCGATCTCCCGCGGCTGCACTTCGCCGGAACCGCCACGACCCAACTGCCCACCGGACCGCGCGGCGGACTGGTCGATCTCGCGACGAACACCGCCCTCACCCCCAACGGCCGGCCGTTCCCGGCGGACCGCCCGGCCGGTGAGTACCACGACATCCTGGACAGGACAGATCCGGGGCCCGGACCGGCCAAGGGCCAGAACTTCGGTGGCAGCGGCCACTTCGCCGTGGACGCACGCATGGTCGGCGCGGAACTCTCCGCCGGAACGCTGATCACCGACGACCCCGTGATCGGCGGCCACGTCGATATGTGGGGCCACTACAACGAGTACTTCGCCACCACGGCCAACCGCGCCAGGGTGTTCGACATCGACCCGTCCTCCCACTGGACCACCACGCTGATGGTCGGTCAGTTCTGCTTCGGCCGCCAAGGCCGTTCGCACGACGTCGGATACCTCTTCACCGGCGACGTCGAAGGGTTCCAGCCGCCCAGATGGCAGGTCTTCGACCCGCACATCAACGCCGACGTCCGGCCGTCGGCGTCCCGGTTGCCCTCCTCGTCGGTGCACCAGTTCGTGGTCACCGGTGACGGCGCGCTGCACTGGCTGGAGCAGCCGTCCCGCTCAGCTGTCGTGACCCGGCTGCGAGACGCGGTGGAGACCGCAGGGGCCGACGGGATCGTCGTGCAGTTCGCACTCCACGGCACTCCGGCACCGGCCGTTCCCGAGCAGCCCGTCACCTGGCAGCTCCGCGGCACCGTCGCGCCCTGGCGAGCGGACGAACCCCGCTCGTACCCCGCAGGACGTCTGCTCACCGCGCAGGACCCGCCCCGCCCGCACCCGTCCCCGGTACCCCGCCAGGTCACCGTCGACGTGGGAGCGGCACATGTCACCTTCAACCTGGTCGCCGGACCGCCGGGGACACTCGCCGTCCGGGCCGGCGAGGGGGAGACCTGGGAACTGCGCACGGCACACGGCGACCATCTCGTCGCCGAACTTCCCACGGGTGCCCGGACAGCCGCCGAGGACCTGACCAGCGGGGTGCTGACCGTGCCTCGTCAACCGCGGGCGGATGCCGCCGAACACGAAGCGCTGTGTCTGGTGAGGCGGAACAGCGACGGCACAACGACCCCGCTGCTGAGCGAGCGTGAGGTCAACATCCAGGCGGACGACGCGTGCATCATCGTCGACCACCCCGACGGCGAACACGACGACACCTACGACGTCCGTGTATCCGTCCTCTCCCTGATCCGGGGCAGGCCCGGCCCCCTGAACGCCCTCCATGTCCGGCAGTACGCCAACCCCCGTGCCCTGCCCCGGGACGAGGCGGCCCGCTCACCCCGGGCACGCTGCACGGACATCGATATCGTGCGGCTGCGCCCCGACCTCCCCGACAGCCCTGTGAAGAGCACCGACTGGGCGGCCGAGTGCACGATCAGTACCGACGTCCGGGGGCGCGGGGCGTTCGTCCTGCGGGGTGCGCGGCCAGGCTGCGCCAGAATTCTGCTGACCGCGGCCGGTGAGGACCCTCCCGCCGATCCCTCGCTCCCCGGGTCCGCCGCCGTCGCCTACGACAACGACGACCGGCTCGGCTACTGGGCCGGCGCCGGACATCTCTCGGTGCGGGTTCTCCCCGACGACTGGTGGCTGGCGGACGTACCGCAGGACCAGGTGACCTTCGACCTGGTCCACGCGGAGGTCTTCGCCTTCTACGAGCACATGTTCGCCTTCATGAAGGACAAGGTCTTCAGCCTGGCGGACCAGTTCCGCGTGGACACGTACGCCCGGCTGATCTGGCAGATGTCCGACCCGGAGAACAAGCCGAAGACGTACTACATGCCACCGACCCGCGACCTGTCGGAACCCAAGGCCCGTCTGCTGCTGGCCTACCTCCGCGTGCGCAACACCCCGGACCAGGTCCTCACCACCAGCCCGGCCACCACGCGCGCGGGCGGCGGCATCACCACTCGGCAGGAGCTGGTGTCGACACTGCGGCACGCCGCGATGATCGAACTGGCAGTCACCCTCCAGTACCTCTACGCGGCCTACTCCCTCCCACTGCACGGGGCCGGACTGGAATACGTCCGGCAAGGGCAGTGGACAGAAGAGCAGTTGAGGATCGTCAGCGGCGACGGCGGAAAGACACTCGACGACGGGATCCGCAACACCCTGCTCCGCGTGGCCCGCGAGGAAATGATCCACTTCCTCGTCGTCAACAACATCGTCATGGCGCTCGGTGAACCCTTCCACTTTCCCGCCATCGACTTCGGCACCCTCAACGGCGAACTGCTCGTACCGCTGGACTTCTCGCTGGAAGGCCTCGACATCGGCAGTGTCCAGCGGTTCATCGCCATCGAGTCACCCCACCGCATCAGCCACGACGTCCGGTACGGCGCCCTCGGCGGCCCTGTCCGCGGCCCGCGGCCGGGGCCTCCCGGCTACGCCTCGTTGAGCGATCTCTACGCCGACGTACGAGAGGCGCTCCAGCGCATCCCCGGGCTCTTCATGGTGGACCGGGGAAGAGGCGGCGGCGAACACCACGTATTTCTGCGGAAGTCGGTGAACACCGCGCACCCGGACTACCAATTGGAGGTCGACGACCTCTCCAGCGCCCTGTTCGCGGTCGACTTCATCACCGAGCAGGGCGAAGGACAGATCCTCTCTCAGGAGGCGGACCCCCCGAGCGAGGAATGCCACTTCGACGCCTTCCTGCGGATCTCGGATCTCCTGATGAACCTGCGGCTGAACCGGCCGCCCGGTCACCGCCCGGCCCCGGACTTCGCCTATCCGGTCCTGCGTAACCCGACCCTGACCGAAGGCACCGGAATCCGGCAGGTCATCGTCGAACCGACGGCCCGTGAGGTCGCCCGGCTCTGCAACGGCTCCTACTTCATGATGGCCCAGCTCATGGTCCAGCACTTCGGCGAACAGCCCGACGCGAGCCTGCGGCGATCGGAGCTCATGAACTACTCGATCGACCTCATGAACGGTGTGCTGCAACCCCTGGCCGAACTGTTGGCAGTCCTGCCGTCGGGTGTACCGGGCCGGACGGCAGGAGCACCGTTCGCGCTGGAGAGGGCGCCGGAGCCCCTCACCCGCCCGGACGTGGCACGACGCGTCTTCGCACGGCGCTGCACGGAGCTCGCACGGACGGCCCGGGAACACCCGGTCGTCCCGGCCCGAGTGGCGGACACGCTCAGCTTCCTGGCCGACCGCTTCGGCGCGTACTGA
- a CDS encoding DinB family protein: MTASERTMPPLNGDERTTLESWLDFYRDTLAMKCQDLDEEQLRQASVAPSSLTLLGLVQHMAEVERNWFRRVLVGEEAPPIYPSESDSDSGRSDGRFDGGFDLTDDGSFRTALATWHTEVSLARGNCASRALDGTSPYMGGEVTLRWIYVHMIAEYARHNGHADLVRERIDGRTGV, translated from the coding sequence ATGACTGCAAGCGAGCGCACCATGCCCCCGTTGAACGGCGATGAGCGGACCACGCTGGAGAGTTGGCTCGACTTCTACCGCGACACGCTCGCGATGAAATGCCAGGACCTCGACGAAGAGCAGCTGCGACAGGCTTCCGTGGCGCCGTCGTCCCTCACCCTGCTCGGCCTCGTCCAGCACATGGCGGAGGTGGAGCGGAACTGGTTCCGCCGCGTGCTGGTCGGGGAAGAAGCCCCGCCGATCTATCCGTCCGAATCCGACTCCGACTCCGGCCGGTCCGACGGCAGGTTCGACGGCGGGTTCGACCTCACCGACGACGGCTCCTTCAGGACAGCCCTCGCCACCTGGCACACCGAGGTCTCGCTGGCTCGCGGCAACTGCGCCTCACGCGCACTGGACGGCACCAGCCCCTACATGGGAGGCGAGGTGACGCTGCGCTGGATCTACGTTCATATGATTGCCGAATACGCCCGGCACAACGGCCACGCCGATCTCGTCCGCGAACGCATCGACGGCCGCACCGGCGTCTGA